GTAATCATCAGTGCAGATGGCGGCAGCAAAGGCGCTAGGCATTGATGCAAGGCCGAGACAAGCGGCCGCAAGGATTGCGATCGGCTTCTTCATGGGTCTTCCTCCTCCGACTGTTTCGGCGCCTGTGCAGGCTTGTGGGACGCACTTGTAGCGCAATTTTCGGCGACAAAAAACTTAAAGCAGGCCCGCCTATGCTGGCGCCGGCTCGCCGATCGCCCGCGGCAGGATTTCGGCGCAGAAGCGGTCCACAGTCTCAATCTTATGCATGGGATCGATACAGGCAAATTTGATGACGAGGCTCGCGATCGGCACTGATTCGGCAAGTTCGGCAAGCTTGCGGCGGCACGTTTCCGGTGAGCCGACGAGCGCATGGCGCAGCGCCTGGTCGACAGAACCGGCGCTCGCGGTGCCGGGCGGAAGCGCCCGCATGCCCTCGATGAAGCGCGCCAGCGCTGGCCGGGCGCGCGCCTCCGCCCGCGCGTCGGTTTCCGCGACACAGACGTTGCGCAGCACGACCAGCTCTGGCGCTTTGGCGGCGATGCCACGATAATAGACAAGAAGGTCGCGCATGCTGGCAACCGACCAAGCGTGGCCCGCCATCAAATGAAAACCGCGGCGGGCCGCTTCCGCGACCGTCTCCTTGTCGGCGCTCGCGAGAAACACCGGCAAAGATTTTTGCTGCGGCCGCGGCCAAGTCGTGACTCCCTTGGCCTGATACCAGCGCCCGGCGAAATTCACCTCCTGCTGGGTGAGCAGCGCCAGCAGCAAGTGCGTGGCCTCGCGGGCCTGCGCCGGGGCATCTTCGGGCACGATATGGAAATGTTTATATTGCCAAGGGAAAGGGCCGCCGCGGGCGAGCCCGAGGTTGAGCCGTCCGTCCGAGAGAAGATCGATGGTCGCGAGATCCTCGGCGGCGCGGATCGGATCGTGCAGCGGCGTCAGAACCGCCGCCGTGCCCAGCCGGACCTTGTCGGTGCGGGCGGCGAGATGCGCCAAGATCGGAAATATGCCGCCAGATTGGCTGAAGGCGCTGAAATGATGCTCGGAGACCCAGAGCTCGTCGACCCCGCAGGCTTCGGCCTTCACCGCGAGGTCGATATGCGCGCGAAAGGCTTCGCGGCTCGCCTCCCCGCCATGTTCGAAATTCAAAAAAATGCCGAGACGCATATGGGTCAAACCACCGGACGCGACCGCGGCAGGATGGCGGACGTCGATCGGTCGGACGCGTCCTTCCGACGTCTTATTCCGCCGCCAGCGCCGGCGACTTCGCGAGCAGCAGCGCATTCACGGACAGGCAGAATTCTTTCCAGGCCGCGGCAATGTCAAGCATGATCGCCTGCAGATATTCCCTCGACAATTTGTCCTCGCCGGGGAAATTCGACAAAGCGCAAGAGGTCCGATTGTATTCGACAACCGAATCGATCAGCGTCTTGAGGAATTCGCTGAAGGCATTCAGAACTTCGGGGGTCAAGCTGGACCGGCCGTTTTCGACGACAGCCTTGGTCATGTCGAAAGGCAGCTCTTCGAGCTTCAGCAGCGCACCGCTGAACACTTGCTCGGCCGTCATCACCATCGCGCGCTGAGTCACCCATTCCTTGTCGGGACTCGCCAGCAGCTTGTTGAGATGGTGCTTGTAGAGTTCCAGCACTTCGCCTTGACGCCCCGCGACCCATTGCGAAAATTCGCCGACGCTGGCGGCATTG
The window above is part of the Methylovirgula sp. HY1 genome. Proteins encoded here:
- a CDS encoding LLM class flavin-dependent oxidoreductase — encoded protein: MRLGIFLNFEHGGEASREAFRAHIDLAVKAEACGVDELWVSEHHFSAFSQSGGIFPILAHLAARTDKVRLGTAAVLTPLHDPIRAAEDLATIDLLSDGRLNLGLARGGPFPWQYKHFHIVPEDAPAQAREATHLLLALLTQQEVNFAGRWYQAKGVTTWPRPQQKSLPVFLASADKETVAEAARRGFHLMAGHAWSVASMRDLLVYYRGIAAKAPELVVLRNVCVAETDARAEARARPALARFIEGMRALPPGTASAGSVDQALRHALVGSPETCRRKLAELAESVPIASLVIKFACIDPMHKIETVDRFCAEILPRAIGEPAPA